Proteins encoded in a region of the Capra hircus breed San Clemente chromosome 3, ASM170441v1, whole genome shotgun sequence genome:
- the LOC108635654 gene encoding LOW QUALITY PROTEIN: protein NYNRIN-like (The sequence of the model RefSeq protein was modified relative to this genomic sequence to represent the inferred CDS: inserted 1 base in 1 codon; substituted 1 base at 1 genomic stop codon), giving the protein MWRGNRLASWWTRGAQYSVLSQKDGPMSKKSSWVQGATGTKRYGWTTKQHVNLGAHQVTHXFLVIPECPAPLLGRDLLSKVNAQIHFDHGQVSVLDGTGHPLQVLSLALKDEYRLYLPEAPATISPEVQPWVQRYPQAWAETAGMGLAKQRPPIIVELKASASPVRVRQYPMSQEARQGITPHIQHVIDAGVLKRCRSPWNTPLLPVKKPGGTDFRPVQDLREVNKRVSDIHPTVPNPYTLLSNLPPNYTWYTVFDLKDAFFSLPLAPASQEIFAFEWQEDGGQTPVQLTWTRLPQGFKNSPTLFNEALDEDLREYRVEHPTIVLLQXVDDLMLAAATEKECQEATGDLLQTLGTLGYRASAKKAQIAKQEVTYLGYKIKQGQRGLTQAMKETILQIPEPANPRQVRECLGTMGYCRLWILGFAEKARPLYEGTKENKDWKWAEPMKEAFQELRRALLEAPALALPDPSKPFQLFVDEKRGIGKGVLTQRWGPWKRPVAYLSKRLDPVAAGWPPCLRIIAATTLLVHDADKLTYGQRLLVYTPHAIERVLKQPPGKWISNARLTHYQALLLDTPRIHFQTPCTLNPATLLPNPGENSPLHDCDEILAGVTAMRKDLADTPLDNSELRWFTDGSSYVKDGQRRAGAAIVDDSGRTIWAEALPPDTSAQKAELIALIQALERAKGKRITIFTDSRYAFGMVHIQGQIYRERGFLTAEGKEIKNLPEIHRLLEAVQMPRPVSIVHVPGHQKGDSPTARGNRMGTLPPTPEYSSTDFAWIQKHTNLQKDKDGWYRDSDGYLILPAQLGRQLCEHLHLSTHLGEEKTLMLFQTARLRFPWHQTTVKNIVHACKACQQMRPGKGQHAGLRYRGEGPGQHWEIDFTEVRPGKYGYRYLLVLVDTFSGWVEAFPTKGETAMIVAKKILEEIVPRFGLPVTIGSDKGPAFVSQIVQSLALALGTKWKLRCEYSPQSSGQVERMNRTLKETLTKLAIETGGDWVTLLPFALFRVRITPYQLNLTPFEILYGRPPPVCPIFEGKKLPPPTLGQLQEALLALSKVHSRVWKLLREIHVGQNKGTIPSHDIGPGDWVWVKRHQTKALEPKWKGPYVVLLTTPTALKVDGIGPWVHCNHVH; this is encoded by the exons atgtggaggggaaaccggttggcttcatggtggacacggggAGCCCAGTACTCAGTCTTAagccaaaaagatggacccatgtctaagaaaagtagctgggtgcagggagcaaccgggactaaacgatatggatggactacaaaacagcatgtgaacttgggggcccaccaggtgaccc tctttttggtgatacctgagtgtccagcgcccttgttgggaagggatttactgtctaaagtaaatgcccaaattcatttcgaccacggacaagtgtcggttttagatgggaccgggcatcctcttcaggtcttgtctctggcattaaaagatgaatacagactctacttgccagaggccccagcgacaataagccccgaagtacaaccatgggttcaaagatatcctcaggcctgggctgaaactgcaggaatgggactagccaaacagaggccccctatcattgtggaactgaaagccagtgcgtCCCCAGTGAGGGTacgacagtatcccatgagtcaggaggctcgacaaggaattactcctcatatacaacacgtcatagacgctggggtcctgaaaaggtgccggtccccatggaacactcccctgttgcctgtgaaaaagcctgggggaactgattttagaccggttcaagatctacgagaagtcaacaaacgggtgagtgatattcatcctacggttcctaacccttatacattgctaagcaacttgcctccaaactacactTGGTACACTGTTTtcgatttaaaagatgccttttttagtttgcctcttgcccccgcaagccaagagatctttgccttcgaatggcaggaagacggtggtcagacccctgtgcagctgacatggactcgcttaccacagggtttcaaaaactcgcccacgttatttaatgaggccctggacgaagacctccgtgagtatcgggttgaacaccctaccattgttttattacaataagttgatgaccttatgctggcggcggctacagagaaagagtgccaagaggcaacaggtgaccttctccaaaccttggggactttaggttaccgggctagtgccaaaaaggcccagattgccaagcaagaggttacatacctcggttataagataaaacagggccagagggggctaacacaggctatgaaagaaaccatcctccagatccctgagccggctaaccctagacaagtgagagaatgtCTGGGAACGAtgggatattgccggttatggatcttggggtttgcagaaaaggccaggcccctatatgaggggaccaaagaaaacaaggactggaaatgggctgagccaatgaaagaggccttccaagagctcaggcgagccttgctagaggctcctgcccttgccctccctgatccatctaagcctttccaattatttgtagatgaaaagcgggggataggaaaaggggtactaacacagagatggggaccatggaagcgacctgtagcttacctttccaagagactggacccagtggcagccggatggccaccttgcctccgtatcatcgcggccaccacgctcttagtccacgatgctgataaactgacttatggacagagactcttggtctacactcctcatgccatagagagagttttaaagcaacccccaggtaaatggatttctaatgcccgcttgacgcactaccaggccttgctacttgacaccccacggattcatttccaaacgccctgcactctaaatccggccactcttttgcccaatccgggggaaaatagccccctccatgattgtgatgagatactggccggggtaacagcaatgcgaaaggacttagccgatactccactggataacagtgagctaagatGGTTCACAGAcggcagcagttatgtaaaagatggacagagacgggcgggagccgcaatagtagatgactctggacggacgatatgggcagaggcccttcccccggatacctcagcacaaaaggcagagttaattgccctgattcaagcattagagagagccaaaggaaaaagaataactattttcactgacagtcgctatgcttttggcatggtacacatccagggccagatatatcgggaacgggggtttttgacagctgaaggaaaagaaattaagaacttgcctgaaatccatagacttttagaggctgtacagatgcctcggcctgtgtcaatagtacacgtacctggacatcagaagggtgacagccccacggcacgagggaatc gtatgggaactctgcccccaacccctgagtattcatccacagactttgcttggatccaaaaacacaccaaccttcaaaaagataaagatggatggtaccgagactcagacggctacttgatactccctgctcagttgggacggcaactatgtgagcatttacatttgtctactcatctgggagaagagaagactctgatgctctttcaaactgcgcgcctgcgatttccctggcaccagacaactgtaaagaacatagtgcatgcttgtaaggcgtgtcaacagatgaggccaggaaaaggacaacatgcaggactgaggtatcggggagaaggaccagggcaacactgggaaatagatttcaccgaggtaaggccaggcaagtatggttaccggtacttgttagtgttggtagataccttctcagggtgggtagaagcttttcctacaaagggagaaaccgcgatgatagtggcaaaaaagattttagaagaaatagttcccaggtttggcctgccagtgaccatcggctctgataagGGACCTgcctttgtgagtcaaatagttcagagccttgccctagccctggggactaaatggaagttacgttgtgaatacagtccacagagctcagggcaagtagaaagaatgaatcggactctaaaagaaactttaactaaattggctatagagactggcggggactgggtgaccctccttcccttcgccctcttccgtgTGCGGAttactccttatcaacttaatctgaccccatttgagattctgtatgggagacctccccctgtatgtccaatatttgaagggaagaaactaccgcctcccacgtTGGGGCAACTCCAAGAGGCCTTgttggccttaagcaaggtgcactctcgtgtctggaaactgctccgggaaatacatgtgggtcaaaataagggaactattccctcacatgacattggcccaggagactgggtgtgggtcaaaaggcaccaaaccaaggcactagaacccaaatggaagggtccttatgttgttcttcttaccaccccaactgccctaaaggttgacggtatcgggccttgggtgcattgcaaccacgtgcac